The genomic segment ACGGCGAAGAAGCCGGCCGCGCCCGCCGCGTAGATCGCCGCCGGGACGGCGACGAAGGTGTACGCCGTGTAGAGGTCGCCGCCGAGCAGGAACCAGGTGACCCAGGTCCCGAACGACCGGCCGCCGAGGCCCCACTCGTCGAGACTGGCCCCGTTCTCGGCCCTGCGCCAGCGCGCGGCCATGAAGCCGACGACGGTGACGGCCAGGAAGAAGAAGACGAAGACGCCCAGGGCGACGCCGTTCACACCGTCCTTCACGCGGACGCACCTCCCTCGCGGGCGCGCTGGTCACGCTGCCACAACCGGTACGCGGTCATGGTGAGCGCGGTCGAGACGAGCACCCAGAGCATCTGGTACCAGTAGAAGAACGGGATGCCGATGAAGGCCGGGTCGACCTTCGCGTACGAGCCGACCCAGAGCATCGCCACGAACGGCGCGACGAGACAGAGCGCGATCACCACGCGTAAGGGCGTGACCGTGGGTGGCCGCTCTGCTGGGTCTTCCATGGGCGCTTGCGACATGCGGCGACTCCGTCCCCTCGCTGATCACCTGATGCGACGGGCACGAAATCTAGGTGAGGAGTTCGGGCGGCGTCACCCCCTTCTCCGAATCGCCGTCCTCCGGCGCCGGGTTCCGGAGGGGGCCGTGGAGAACGCGTGTGCCCCCGGCGTCGGGGAGACGCCGGGGGCACATGGGGCATTTGGCTCGTACGAGCCGTACAGCGGCCCTCCGACGGCCGGCCGGAGGTGCGCCGACGTCCGTCCGGCGTCCTTCGGCGAGCGACCGACGGAGGGTCAAAAGTTGGTCAACAGCCCCCCGAACGGGGTCAGTCGACCGGGCGCTTGAGGCGCGCCACGAACTTGTACCGGTCGCCCCGGTAGACCGAGCGCACCCACTCCACGGGTTCGCCCTGCCCGTCGATCGAGTGCCGGGACAGCATCAGCATCGGCAGGCCCACGTCCGTACCGAGCAGTCCGGCCTCGCGCGGGGTGGCGAGCGAGGTCTCGATGGTCTCCTCGGCCTCGGCGAGCCGCACGTCGTACACCTCGGCCAGCGCCGTGTAGAGGGAGGTGTACTTCACCAGCGACCGCCGCAGCGCCGGAAAGCGCTTGGCGGAGAGATGGGTGGTCTCGATGGCCATCGGCTCCCCGCTGGCCAGCCGCAGACGCTCGATGCGCAGCACCCGGCCGCCCGTGGTGATGTCCAGCAGCTCGGCCAGGGAGTCGTCCGCCGTCACGTATCCGATGTCCAGCAGCTGAGAAGTCGGTTCCAGCCCCTGGGCACGCATGTCCTCCGTGTACGAGGTCAGCTGCAGGGCCTGCGAGACCTTCGGCTTGGCGACGAAGGTGCCCTTGCCCTGGATGCGCTCCAGCCGGCCCTCGACGACCAGCTCCTGGAGCGCCTGCCGCACCGTGGTGCGTGAGGTGTCGAACTCGGCCGCCAGGGTTCGCTCCGGTGGTACGGGCGTACCGGGCGGCATGGTGCCCGTCATGTCGAGGAGGTGCCGCTTGAGGCGGTAGTACTTCGGGACCCGCGCGGTGCGTGTCCCGGCGCCCGATTCGCTCTCCGTCGTACCCCCGTCGGCGCCCATGGCCCGCCTTCCCGACTGCTGCGTTGCTGCCGTCACCGGCTCCTCCGTCTGTCGCGGCTCACATGGTGGCACGGTCCGGTCACGGCTCGTCGCCCTCCCTCAGGTGTCGGTCCTATAACGGACGCGAGTGCACTTCTTATACACCCTTGACACCCCTAAAGGTCTAGGCCAAGCTCCCGGTACTGGTCTAAACCATTAAAGACCAGGTCCCAGCCCCAGCAGTACTTCGTCGGATGTCTTCGCGGTGGGCGGGGGTTGTAAGCACCCTGAGGAGGGTCTGGCGTGAAGCGCAAGCTCATCGCGGCGATCGGCGTCGCGGGCATGATGGTCAGCATTGCCGCGTGTGGTGGTTCCTCGTCTGACGACGACGGAGGCAAGAAGGCGGGCGCGGACGGTTTCAAGGGGCAGACCCTGACCGTCTGGACGATGTCCGGCTCGAACCCCGACGGCTGGACCAAGACGGTCACCGAGGAGTTCGAGAAGAAGACCCAGGCCAAGCTGAAGATCGAAGTCCAGGCGTGGAACGGCATTCAGCAGAAGGTCACCACGGCCCTCTCCGAGTCCAACCCGCCGGACGTCCTGGAGATCGGCAACACGCAGACCCCGGCGTACGCGAAGACCGGCGGTCTCGCGGAGCTCGGTGACCTCAAGAAGGAGATCGGCGGCGCCTGGCCCGACGCGATCAACGCCCCCTCCGTCTTCGACGGCAAGCAGTACGCCCTTCCGTGGTACTTCGGCAACCGCGTCGTCATGTACAACAAGAAGGTCTTCAAGGACGCCGGCATCACCGAGACGCCGAAGACCCGCGCCGAGCTCTTCAAGGCGTTCGACGCCATCAAGGCCAAGGGCGACGCCGAGCCGATCTACCTGCCCGGCCAGAACTGGTACTTCTTCGACGGTCTGCTCGTCGGTCAGGGTGTCGAGCCGGTCAAGAAGGAAGGCGACAAGTACGTCTCCAACATGGCCGACCCGAAGGTCGCCGCGGCCATGGACGTCTACAAGCAGTACCAGTCCTACTCCAAGGCGCCCAAGGACAAGGACGAGGCCACCCCGCAGCAGGCCGACGTCTTCGCCAACGGCAAGACCGGCGCGATCATCGCGATGGGCTACGAGGCCGGCACCGCCATCAAGGCCAACCCGAAGATCAAGGACGACATCGGCTTCTTCACCATCCCCGGTGAGACCGCCGACAAGCCCGAGGGCGTCTTCCTCGGCGGCTCCAACTTCGCCGTGGCCGCGGGCAGCAAGAAGCAGGACCTGGCCAAGGAGTTCCTGAAGATCGCGCTCTCCGAGGCGAACGACGGCGCGCTCGTCAAGGAAGCCGGCTGGACCCCGAAGTCCGAGGCCATGCAGAAGTACGCCGTGGGTCAGCCCGCCGCGGAGGCCGCCGGTCCGGCAGCCATCAAGTCCGGTGGCACCACCCCGCTGATCGCCGAGTGGGCCCCGGTCGAGAACCCGCCGAACCCGATCAAGACCTACATGACGCTGGTGCTGCAGGGTAAGTCGCCTGCCGATGCCGCCAAGCAGGTCGAGGGCGAGCTCAACAAGCGCCTCGCGCAGAAGCAGTAAGGGTGTGCTGTCGGGGGATGGGCTCCACCAGGAGCCCATCCCCCGACAGCCGATTTGTGTGTCCCATGGTGCCAAGGAAGAGATGGCGAGCATGACCGTGCAGACCGAACGGCCACCCTCCGGGCCGGCAGAGGTGGAAAAGAGGTCCGGCGGCGGACCGGGCGGGCCTGGGGGCAGAAGCAGAAAGACGGCGCTCGCGCCCTATCTGCTGCTGGCGCCTCCGGTGGCCGCGACCCTGGTGTTCCTCGGCTGGCCGTTGGTCAAGAACACCCTGTTGTCGTTCCAGAACCTCAACATGGGACAGCTGATCCAGCATGTCACCGAGTGGAACGGCATCGAGAACTACAAGGACGTCCTCGGCGGTTCGGACTTCTGGCGGGTCACCGGCCGGTCCATCGCCTTCGCCGGGACCAACGTCGTCCTGATCATGGTCCTCGGGACACTGGTCGGTCTGCTGCTCGCCCGCCTCGGCAAGCGGATGCGGATCACCCTGATGATCGGCATCGTGCTCGCCTGGGCCATGCCCGTCATCGCGGCGACCACCGTCTACCAGTGGCTCTTCGCCTCGCGATTCGGTGTCGTCAACTGGATGCTGGACGCGATCGGCTTCCACTCCATGGCCGACTACAACTGGGTCGGCGGCCAGTTCTCCACCTTCTTCGTGATCACGGTGCTGATCGTCTGGCAGTCGATCCCGTTCGTCGCGCTCAACCTGTACGCCGCCACGACGACCATCCCCAAGGAACTGTACGAGGCCGCCTCGCTCGACGGCGCCGGGGTCTGGAAGAGCTTCACCTCGGTCACCATGCCGTTCCTGAGGCCCTTCCTCTACGCGACCACGTTCCTCGAAGTCATCTGGGTGTTCAAGGCGTTCGTGCAGGTCTACGCGATCAACGCCGGTGGCCCGAACCGGCTCACCGAGATCCTTCCGGTCTACGCGTTCATCGAAGGCATGGGCAACCAGCACTTCGGCATGGGCTCGGCGATCGCGATGCTCACCATCGTGATCATCCTCGGCCTCACCGCGTACCACCTCCGGATCACTGTCAAGCAAGAGGAGGACGAGCTGTGAAGCGCTCTCCGCTCGGCCGTATCTGGCCCAACGCGACGGCCGTCGTGCTCGTCATCGCCTTCGTCTTCCCCGTCTACTGGATGTTCGCCACGGCCTTCAAGCCGACCGGCGACATCATCACGGACAACCCGGTCTGGTTCCCGACCGACGTCACGTTCGAGCACTTCAAGACCGCGATCAACGCCGAGAACTTCTGGACGCTGGTCCGCAACTCGCTCACGGTCACCATCCTCGCGGTGGTGTTCTCCCTGGTCCTCGCGCTCGCCGGCTCGTTCGCCCTGGCCCGGATGCGTTTCAAGGGCCGCCGCGGCTTCATCATCGGCTTCATGCTCGCCCAGATGGCGCCCTGGGAAGTCATGGTCATCGCGATCTACCTGCTGGTGCGCGACGCGGACATGCTCAACAGCCTGATCCCGCTGACCTGCTTCTACACGATCATGGTGCTGCCCCTCACGCTCCTCACCCTGCGCGGATTCGTCGCCGCGGTGCCCAAGGAGCTGGAGGAGTCGGCCATGGTCGACGGCTGCACGCGCCGCCAGGCGTTCGTGAAGGTCATCCTGCCGCTGCTGGCACCCGGCCTGATGTCGACCTCGATGTTCGGTTTCATCACCGCGTGGAACGAGTTCCCGCTGGTACTGGTACTGAACAAGGACCCCGCCTTCCAGACCCTGCCGCTGTGGCTGTCGCAGTTCCAGACGCAGTTCGGCAGCGACTGGGGCGCCACGATGGCGGCCTCCACGCTCTTCGCGATCCCGATCCTGATCCTCTTCGTCTTCCTGCAGCGGAAGGCCGTCAGCGGCCTGACCGACGGTGCAGTGAAGGGATAGCACGGTTCCTATGACCACCCTTGTCTCCACCACGGACACCGTGACGCGCGACGCACTCGCCGTCCTGCAGCCCGGGTTCACCGGCACCACCGCGCCCGACTGGCTGCTGCGCAGAGTCGGCGAGGGCCTCGCCTCCGTCGGACTGTTCGGCCGCAACGTCCGGACGCCCGAGCAGCTCGCCGCGCTCACCGCCCAGATCCGGGCCGAGCGCGACGACGTACTCATCGCGATCGACGAGGAGAGCGGCGACGTCACCCGCCTGGAGGTCCGCCAGGGGTCGTCGTTCCCCGGCAACCTCGCCCTGGGCTCCGTCGACGACGTGGACCTGACCCGCGCCGTCGCGCAGGAGCTGGGCCGCAGGCTCGCCGAGTGCGGCGTCAACTTCGACTGGGCACCCACCGCCGACGTGAACTCCGACCCGGGCAACCCGGTCATCGGCGTACGGTCGTTCGGCGCGGACACCCAGCTCGTCGCCCGGCACACCGCCGCGTACATCGAGGGCCTCCAGGCCTCCGGCGTCGCCGCCTGCACCAAGCACTTCCCCGGGCACGGCGACACCGCGGTCGACTCGCACCACGCGATGCCCCGCATCGACGTCGACCTCGAAACCCTGCACGCCCGCGAGCTGGTGCCCTTCCGGGCCGCCATCGCGGCGGGTTCCAAGGCCATGATGAGCGCGCACATCCTGCTGCCCGCCCTCGACCCGGACCGCCCCGCGACCCTCAGCCCGCAGATCCTCACCGGTCTGCTGCGCGAGGAGCTGGGCTACCAGGGGCTGATCGTCACCGACGCCGTCGAGATGCAGGCCATCTCGTCGACGTACGGCATCGAGCACGGTTCCGTCCTCGCCATCGCCGCGGGCGCCGACGCGCTCTGCGTCGGCGGCGGCCTGGAGGACGAGGGGACCGTACTGCGGCTGCGCGACGCCCTGGTGGCGGCGGTACGCAGCGGTGAACTGCCCGAGGAGCGGCTGGCCGACGCCGCCGCCCGGGTACGGGCCCTCGCGTCCTGGGCGCAGGGGGCCAGGGGGGCTGTCACGGGGCCGGGCGCGGCAGTGCAGGAGGGGACCGCGCCCGGCACCGTCATCAGCTCCGACATCGGTCTGGTGGCCGCGCGCCGCGCCGTGACCGTCACCGGCACCGCCGACCGGCTGACCGGCCCGGCCTATGTCGCCGCGTTCACCCCGGTCCCGAACATCGCGGTCGGCGACGAGACCCCCTGGGGTGTCGCCGCCGAGCTGACCGCGCTGCTGCCGGGCACCGAGGGAGTCATGTACGGCAGCGACACCGAGGCCCCCGCGGCCGAGGTGCTGCGCGCGGCGGGCGACCGCCGGATCGTCGCGGTCGTCAGGGACGCCCACCGGCACTCCTGGATGACCGACGCGCTCGACGCCCTGCTGGCGGAGCGCCCCGACACCGTCGTGGTCGAGATGGGCGTCCCGCAGTCGGAGCCGAGGGGCGCGCTGTACATCGTGACCCACGGCGCCGCCCGCGTCTGCGGTCGCGCCGCGGCGGAGGTCATCACCGGCGTCTGACGCCACGCACCACCCTGCCCCCGGTCCCGGCCGCGTGCCGGGACCGGAGGCGGGAAGACGCAACGGCCGGGACGCGCCCCTCATCGGGCGCGTCCCGGCCGTCGCGCTGTGTCCGTACCGTGGTGTCCGGCGTGCCGCGGCCGATGTGGCCGTACGCGCCGGAGGCCGGGCCCCGTCCGCCTGGGACAGGGCCCGTCGCGCCGCTACAGGCCCTGCCAGGCGGGCTTGGCGGCGAAGGTGGCGCGGAAGTAGTCCGCGAGCTTCAGCTTCGACGCGGCGGCCTCGTCGACCACGACCGTGGCGTGCGGGTGGAGCTGGAGCGCCGACGCCGGTACGACCGAGGCGACCGGCCCCTCGACCGTCTGCGCCACGGCGTCCGCCTTGCCCTCGCCGGTCGCCAGCAGGATCGGGTGGCGGGACTCCAGGATGGTGCCGATGCCCTGGGTGATGACGTGGTGCGGCACCTGGTCGATGTCGTTGTCGAAGAAGCGCGCGTTGTCGACGCGGGTCTGATCGGTGAGCGTCTTGATCCGGGTGCGGGAGGCGAGCGAGGAGCACGGCTCGTTGAACCCGATGTGCCCGTCGGTGCCGATGCCGAGCAGCTGGAGGTCCACCCCGCCGGCCTCGGCGAGCGCCTTGTCGTACACCTCACAGGCGGCCTGGACATCCTCCGCGGAACCGTCGGGGCCCATGAAGGACGCCTCGGACAGACCGAGCGGTTCGACGACCTCGCGCAGCACCACGGAGCGGTACGACTCCGGGTGGCCGACGGGCAGCCCGACGTACTCGTCGAGCTGGCAGATGCGGGCGCGCGAGGCGTCCACGGCGCCGGAGCGGACCTTCGCCGCCAGCGCCTGGTAGATGGGCAGCGGGGTAGATCCGGTGGCAACGCCGAGAAGGGCGTCGGGCTTGCGGCTCAGCAGGGCGCCGATGGCCTCCGCGATGAGTTCGCCGCCTGCCTTGGCGTCCGGGACGATGACAACTTCCACGCTGGGCCTGCCGATCTGAGAAGTGGGATCATGTGGTATAGACCAATCAAACTCCCAATCTAGCAGAACCGGGTATCGCGCCGGTGGCCGGTGGCCGTCCCCGGCCGGGGGCCCACCGGGTGCCGCCCCGCTGGCGAGCCCCCGGCAGGCCGTGTTCGACTGAGGAAACGAGGCTCCGGGACGTACGCCGAGACACCCCATGGGAGGCCCCATGTCCGCCACCTTTCCGGCCGACGAGAGCGAGCGGCCCGGACGCGTCATGTCCGCCGAGATGGCCGAGCAGCCCGCGATGCTGCGACGCGTCCTCCAGCGCGGGACGCCCGTCATCCGGGCCGTGGCCGAGGAGATCGCCGCACGGAAGCCGCGGTTCGTGCTCCTGACCGCCCGTGGCTCGTCCGACAACGCCGCGCTCTACGCGAAGTACCTGCTGGAGGTGCGGCTCGGCCTGCCCTGCGGGCTGACCTCGATGTCCACCACCACGGCGTACGGGGCGCGGCCCCGGCTGGAGGACGTGCTGGTCGTCGTCGTCAGCCAGTCCGGCGGCTCGCCCGACGTGGTGGCGTCGACCCGGGCGGCCCGCCAGGCGGGAGCGATCACCCTGGCGGTCACGAACAACCCGGACTCGGCGCTCGCGGCGGTCTCCGAGTACCACATCGACATCCTGGCGGGCCCGGAGAAGGCCCTCCCGGCCACCAAGACGTACACCGCCTCACTGCTGGCGCTCTACCTCTTCGTCGAGGGCATGGCGGGCGGCGACGGGGCCGCGGCGGCCGTGCTGCCCGATCTGGCGGAGCGGGTACTGGCCCGCCAGGAGGAGGTGCGGGGCCTGGCGGCCCGCTACCGCTTCGCCGAGCGCATGGTCATCACCTCGCGCGGCTACGGCTATCCCACGGCCAAGGAGGCGGCGCTGAAGCTCATGGAGACCAGCTACATCCCGGCGCTGTCCTACTCCGGCGCCGATCTGCTGCACGGACCGCTCGCCATGGTCGACAACATCTCCCCGGTGATCGCGGTGGTCACCGACGGGCGGGGCGGCGAGGCGCTGCAACCCGTCCTGGACCGGCTGCGCGGCCGTGGCGCGGATCTGTTCGTGGTCGGCCCGAAGGCGCAGGTGGAGGCGGCGTCGGCGGGCTTCGTGCTGCCCACCGGGGGAGTCGCGGAGGAGGTGCAGCCGGTGCTGGAGATCCTGCCGCTGCAACTGCTGGCGTACGAGGTGACGATCGCCCGCGGCCAGGACCCGGACGCGCCCCGCGCTCTCGCCAAGGTCACCGAGACCAGCTGAGACACCCAGGAGGGCCGTTGCCCGCGTCTTCTCGCGGGGCGGCCCCGGAAGAACCCACGGGCCGCGGCGCGGGACGGGACCCTCAGCCCGTCCGGCGCCGCGGCCCGGAGTCGTGCGGCCGGCGGTGTGCGGTGCCCCCGGCCAGGAGAGGCACCGGCGCAGTCAGGGCAGAGAGCGCGGGGTGCCTCGATCCGCTCTCCTGTGCGGGGAGAGCGGAAGTTCGTGTCCTCAGCATTGTGGACTAGACCATTCACCCGTGTCCACCGTGGGGACGGCACTTTCCGGGCCCGTCCGCCCTTCTCGCTCCGCGGGCCCGGCTCCGGCGCCCCGTCCGGTGCCTGTCGGTGTCCATGCCGGTGCCCACGGGTACGCTCGCACCTGTGCCCTCCATGAACGACCTCGTACGCCAGCACACAGCCCTCGGTGACACCGACCTGGAGTGGCTGCACCTGCTGGTGTCGGAGTGGCAGCTGCTCTCCGACCTGTCCTTCGCCGACCTCGTCCTGTGGGTCCCCACCCGCGACGGCACCCGCTATGTGTCCGTCGCCCAGATGCGGCCCAACACCGGCCCCACCTCCTACCAGGACGACATGGTCGGCCATCTGGTCCCGCGTGGCCGCAGGCCGCTGCTGGACGCCGCGCTGGACGAGGGCCGGATCGTGCGCGAGGGCGACCCGGAGTGGCGCGAGGAGGTGCCGGTACGGGTCGAGTCGATCCCCGTACGCCGCGAGGGGCGCGTCCTCGGCGTCATCGCCCGCAACACGAACCTCCTGACGGTCCGTACGCCGTCCCGGCTGGAGCTCACCTACCTCCAGTCGGCCTCCGACCTGGCGCAGATGATCGCCGCCGGATCGTTCCCGTTCCCGGGCCAGCAGGTCGACATGGACGCGTCGCCCCGGGTCGGCGACGGACTGATCAGGCTCGACGCCGACGGGGTCGTCCAGTACGCCAGCCCCAACGGCCTCTCCGCGTACCACCGCCTCGGCCTCGCCTCCGACCTGGTCGGCCACCACCTGGGCCGTACCACCGCCGAACTCGCCCCGTCCAGGGGCCCGGTGGACGAGGCGCTGGTCACGGTCGCCAGCGGCTACGCGCCCCGGGAGTTCGAGGTCGAGTGCGCGAGCGGGGTGATCCAGCTCCGGGCGATCCCGCTCAAACCGAAGGGCGTGCGCATCGGCTCCCTGGTCCTGCTCCGTGACGTGACCGAACTCCGTCGCCGGGAGCGGGAGTTGATCACCAAGGACGCCACCATCCGGGAGATCCACCACCGGGTGAAGAACAACCTCCAGACGGTGGCGGCCCTGTTGCGTCTCCAGGCCCGGCGAATGGATTCCGAGCAGGGGCGCGAAGCGCTCAACGAGGCGGTACGCCGCGTCGGTTCGATCGCGATCGTCCATGAGACGCTGTCCCAGAATCTGGACGAGCGGGTCGAGTTCGACGAGATCGCCGACCGGGTCATCGCGATGGTCGCCGAGATCTCACCGGGCAAGGTCGTCTGCCGCCGTACCGGCCGGTTCGGCATCCTGGACGCGGAAGTGGCCACTCCGCTCGCGATGGTGCTCACGGAGGTTCTGCAGAACGCCCTGGAGCACGCCTTCACCGTGGCCGAGCGGGGCACGGTCGAGGTCTCGGCGGTTCGCGGCGGTTCGCGCACCGACGGACGGCTGCTGATCACCGTTCAGGACGACGGGCGCGGTCTGCCCGAGGGCTTCGACCCGCAGCGCGCCGGC from the Streptomyces sp. AM 4-1-1 genome contains:
- a CDS encoding extracellular solute-binding protein; protein product: MKRKLIAAIGVAGMMVSIAACGGSSSDDDGGKKAGADGFKGQTLTVWTMSGSNPDGWTKTVTEEFEKKTQAKLKIEVQAWNGIQQKVTTALSESNPPDVLEIGNTQTPAYAKTGGLAELGDLKKEIGGAWPDAINAPSVFDGKQYALPWYFGNRVVMYNKKVFKDAGITETPKTRAELFKAFDAIKAKGDAEPIYLPGQNWYFFDGLLVGQGVEPVKKEGDKYVSNMADPKVAAAMDVYKQYQSYSKAPKDKDEATPQQADVFANGKTGAIIAMGYEAGTAIKANPKIKDDIGFFTIPGETADKPEGVFLGGSNFAVAAGSKKQDLAKEFLKIALSEANDGALVKEAGWTPKSEAMQKYAVGQPAAEAAGPAAIKSGGTTPLIAEWAPVENPPNPIKTYMTLVLQGKSPADAAKQVEGELNKRLAQKQ
- a CDS encoding sugar ABC transporter permease; amino-acid sequence: MTVQTERPPSGPAEVEKRSGGGPGGPGGRSRKTALAPYLLLAPPVAATLVFLGWPLVKNTLLSFQNLNMGQLIQHVTEWNGIENYKDVLGGSDFWRVTGRSIAFAGTNVVLIMVLGTLVGLLLARLGKRMRITLMIGIVLAWAMPVIAATTVYQWLFASRFGVVNWMLDAIGFHSMADYNWVGGQFSTFFVITVLIVWQSIPFVALNLYAATTTIPKELYEAASLDGAGVWKSFTSVTMPFLRPFLYATTFLEVIWVFKAFVQVYAINAGGPNRLTEILPVYAFIEGMGNQHFGMGSAIAMLTIVIILGLTAYHLRITVKQEEDEL
- a CDS encoding carbohydrate ABC transporter permease translates to MKRSPLGRIWPNATAVVLVIAFVFPVYWMFATAFKPTGDIITDNPVWFPTDVTFEHFKTAINAENFWTLVRNSLTVTILAVVFSLVLALAGSFALARMRFKGRRGFIIGFMLAQMAPWEVMVIAIYLLVRDADMLNSLIPLTCFYTIMVLPLTLLTLRGFVAAVPKELEESAMVDGCTRRQAFVKVILPLLAPGLMSTSMFGFITAWNEFPLVLVLNKDPAFQTLPLWLSQFQTQFGSDWGATMAASTLFAIPILILFVFLQRKAVSGLTDGAVKG
- a CDS encoding SIS domain-containing protein, producing the protein MSATFPADESERPGRVMSAEMAEQPAMLRRVLQRGTPVIRAVAEEIAARKPRFVLLTARGSSDNAALYAKYLLEVRLGLPCGLTSMSTTTAYGARPRLEDVLVVVVSQSGGSPDVVASTRAARQAGAITLAVTNNPDSALAAVSEYHIDILAGPEKALPATKTYTASLLALYLFVEGMAGGDGAAAAVLPDLAERVLARQEEVRGLAARYRFAERMVITSRGYGYPTAKEAALKLMETSYIPALSYSGADLLHGPLAMVDNISPVIAVVTDGRGGEALQPVLDRLRGRGADLFVVGPKAQVEAASAGFVLPTGGVAEEVQPVLEILPLQLLAYEVTIARGQDPDAPRALAKVTETS
- a CDS encoding glycoside hydrolase family 3 protein, whose protein sequence is MTTLVSTTDTVTRDALAVLQPGFTGTTAPDWLLRRVGEGLASVGLFGRNVRTPEQLAALTAQIRAERDDVLIAIDEESGDVTRLEVRQGSSFPGNLALGSVDDVDLTRAVAQELGRRLAECGVNFDWAPTADVNSDPGNPVIGVRSFGADTQLVARHTAAYIEGLQASGVAACTKHFPGHGDTAVDSHHAMPRIDVDLETLHARELVPFRAAIAAGSKAMMSAHILLPALDPDRPATLSPQILTGLLREELGYQGLIVTDAVEMQAISSTYGIEHGSVLAIAAGADALCVGGGLEDEGTVLRLRDALVAAVRSGELPEERLADAAARVRALASWAQGARGAVTGPGAAVQEGTAPGTVISSDIGLVAARRAVTVTGTADRLTGPAYVAAFTPVPNIAVGDETPWGVAAELTALLPGTEGVMYGSDTEAPAAEVLRAAGDRRIVAVVRDAHRHSWMTDALDALLAERPDTVVVEMGVPQSEPRGALYIVTHGAARVCGRAAAEVITGV
- a CDS encoding GntR family transcriptional regulator; amino-acid sequence: MGADGGTTESESGAGTRTARVPKYYRLKRHLLDMTGTMPPGTPVPPERTLAAEFDTSRTTVRQALQELVVEGRLERIQGKGTFVAKPKVSQALQLTSYTEDMRAQGLEPTSQLLDIGYVTADDSLAELLDITTGGRVLRIERLRLASGEPMAIETTHLSAKRFPALRRSLVKYTSLYTALAEVYDVRLAEAEETIETSLATPREAGLLGTDVGLPMLMLSRHSIDGQGEPVEWVRSVYRGDRYKFVARLKRPVD
- a CDS encoding PAS domain-containing sensor histidine kinase — translated: MNDLVRQHTALGDTDLEWLHLLVSEWQLLSDLSFADLVLWVPTRDGTRYVSVAQMRPNTGPTSYQDDMVGHLVPRGRRPLLDAALDEGRIVREGDPEWREEVPVRVESIPVRREGRVLGVIARNTNLLTVRTPSRLELTYLQSASDLAQMIAAGSFPFPGQQVDMDASPRVGDGLIRLDADGVVQYASPNGLSAYHRLGLASDLVGHHLGRTTAELAPSRGPVDEALVTVASGYAPREFEVECASGVIQLRAIPLKPKGVRIGSLVLLRDVTELRRRERELITKDATIREIHHRVKNNLQTVAALLRLQARRMDSEQGREALNEAVRRVGSIAIVHETLSQNLDERVEFDEIADRVIAMVAEISPGKVVCRRTGRFGILDAEVATPLAMVLTEVLQNALEHAFTVAERGTVEVSAVRGGSRTDGRLLITVQDDGRGLPEGFDPQRAGNLGLQIVRTLVEGELGGTFGMVPAPERGTRVVLDVPVRTVK
- a CDS encoding DUF3311 domain-containing protein: MSQAPMEDPAERPPTVTPLRVVIALCLVAPFVAMLWVGSYAKVDPAFIGIPFFYWYQMLWVLVSTALTMTAYRLWQRDQRAREGGASA
- the nagB gene encoding glucosamine-6-phosphate deaminase, whose protein sequence is MEVVIVPDAKAGGELIAEAIGALLSRKPDALLGVATGSTPLPIYQALAAKVRSGAVDASRARICQLDEYVGLPVGHPESYRSVVLREVVEPLGLSEASFMGPDGSAEDVQAACEVYDKALAEAGGVDLQLLGIGTDGHIGFNEPCSSLASRTRIKTLTDQTRVDNARFFDNDIDQVPHHVITQGIGTILESRHPILLATGEGKADAVAQTVEGPVASVVPASALQLHPHATVVVDEAAASKLKLADYFRATFAAKPAWQGL